A stretch of Plodia interpunctella isolate USDA-ARS_2022_Savannah chromosome 15, ilPloInte3.2, whole genome shotgun sequence DNA encodes these proteins:
- the LOC128676127 gene encoding acyl-CoA Delta(11) desaturase, producing MAPHIETETTPDEPQYDRLKPFSADNYRFKINTFEAPWLIIYSIGSFYGGYLLFTQGKLVTIIFSFFMVNPSMLGITAGIHRLWSHRSFKAKPPLELFLLFLYILTHQRSPITWVRRHRLHHSHSDTDADPHNASRGFFFSHFGFLLVLPHPECEKRLKMIDVSDMWNNPYTKFTHDHYPILCAIIAYAIPTYIPTLWGETLHMAFWANIFRIYMVLNLSCSINSISHLVGYKPIDVTAAGTQCHLIGIANLGEGYHNYHHSFPLDYRTSELGDTKYNQTTLFIDFMAKLGLAYDMKTTSEDVVRARVLKKGDGTDQYYIPNNEKKQKIFCTTIFKNAVNSHKSC from the exons ATGGCTCCTCACATAGAAACCGAGACGACGCCAGACGAACCACAATACGACAGACTAAAACCTTTCTCAGCAGACAACTATAGGTTCAAGATTAACACATTTGAGGCTCCGTGGTTGATAATCTACAGCATCGGTAGCTTCTACGGCGGCTACCTTCTTTTTACACAAGGGAAACTTGTCactattattttct cattTTTCATGGTGAATCCGTCCATGCTGGGCATAACAGCTGGAATACACAGGTTGTGGTCACACAGGTCGTTTAAGGCTAAGCCTCCACTGGAATTATTTCTACTATTCCTCTACATATTGACCCATCAAAGATCACCAATCACATGGGTCAGGCGACACAGACTTCACCACTCGCATTCCGATACTGATGCTGACCCACACAACGCGTCTAGAGGATTCTTCTTCTCCCATTTCGGCTTCTTACTTGTGTTGCCACATCCAGAGTGTGAGAAAAGACTGAAGATGATCGACGTGTCTGATATGTGGAATAACCCGTACACCAAATTCACACACGA ccATTACCCCATACTCTGCGCAATCATAGCGTACGCCATCCCCACTTACATCCCAACGCTGTGGGGGGAAACACTGCACATGGCATTTTGGGCAAACATCTTCCGCATATACATGGTATTAAACCTCTCATGCTCGATCAACAGCATCAGCCACTTGGTCGGCTACAAGCCGATCGACGTCACGGCCGCCGGCACGCAATGCCATTTAATTGGTATAGCCAATTTAGGCGAAGGATACCACAACTACCACCACAGTTTCCCCCTCGACTACCGGACATCGGAACTGGGAGACACAAAGTACAATCAAACAACATTATTCATAGATTTTATGGCCAAATTGGGCTTGGCGTACGATATGAAAACTACTTCGGAAGACGTGGTGAGAGCCAGGGTGTTGAAGAAGGGCGACGGCACGGATCAATACTATATTCCTAACAATGAAAAGAAACAGAAGATTTTTTGTACAACGATTTTCAAGAACGCGGTAAATTCTcataaaagttgttaa